The Melospiza melodia melodia isolate bMelMel2 unplaced genomic scaffold, bMelMel2.pri scaffold_54, whole genome shotgun sequence genomic interval ctattgtgacactgcagggcacaaggatccaagggactttgtgacaacaaggggtcccatggaCCCAAAGGGACAacgtgacactgggaggcctcatggaatcatggagactatTGGGACATTCCAGGGACTCATGGATGCATGGTGTCACCAAGCtgtgtgtgagtgtggatctgctgttgggtaggagggctgtgcacagggccctggaaaggctggatccaggaaccaaatccaacaaggtgaggtgtaacaagtccaagtgccgggtcctgccctttggccacaacaacccctgaggTGCTACAGACtgcagacagaggggctggagagcagtcaggcagaaagggacctgcagggactgatgaaaagcaggctggacaggagccagcagtgtgcccaggtggccaagaaggccaatgactcctggcctggatcaggaatggtgtggccagcaggagcagggcagggattcttcccctgggctcagcactgcttgggcagcacctttaGTGATGTgtacagttctgggcccccaatttaggaaggacatggaggggctggagcgtgtccagagaagggcaacaaggctggcgAGGTGTCtagaacacaagagctgtgaggagcggctgagggagctgaagttgtttaccctggaggagaggaggcccagggagacaaggtggtgtcagggcacaggttggacttgatctccatggcctctttcaaccttgctgattctgggattctctgaaaccacccttggagtagttgcaggatgagacctgggcctcctcttcagatgctccagcagcccaggttcctcagcttctcctgccatccccaaagcccatcctgtcagtcctgcagagcctctgcagctcctcctcactgcccagaacagggagccccagagccagatgcagcagccaagatgtgcccccctggcctggggtgcctctggcaagggagctgcaccaggcaatgcaggagcctgaagacaattcctgcagcacttgtaggatgatcctgctgcccaaagggacattcccatggtgccaagtcaggaactgcaatggggagtggggccagagaggaaagggcaaacagggatgggctgtttgcaggggagggaaccgGGGTGGGCAAGAggtagaaatttgtatcagggagagtaaagaaagcaaagatgaagccaaggaaatgctcaggaaagtttgggggtggctgccaggcagccctggctctgagcaacagcatctgcagtgggacaggaaactcccagctgatgagaacaaactttctggctgtctgcaccggtcaggacaaagctgagtggtttccctggtgtcccccagcccttgctggccccaggggctgatggcatttgtgctccctcaggtgcatgtccccacagcaacagcatgggggtgctccccctgctctgtgcaatgcaaacaggggctgctgagcctgtgctgctgtgtgtgtgcctgcaaggatggggcacctgtgtgagctgggggagaggtcagggctgcagaggggggatgttgttggcagctccatgaggacgctctgggatgctgccctgagctgtccagtgcactggggatggatcagcccctgatctgctgctcctttccatctcccccagggcccttgcagagcaccagccatgctgtttgcccccagcctgaccacagccagcttggggttgctcatgggggttttctgtgctgagcattggcctgggcgtgatcttgagagagcctgggcaaggagcctggagcccccaggccctgggctgaggcgtcagcgctgccccagcagagcccatggcttgtccctgctgcagccccagcactgccacccccagggctgtacccggccctgagagcactcaggccctgcagcaacaccagggccaccagggcagcggggcagggccacggcagcagcactggcaacaccaagtgctgctgctgctgggcacagctgctgggccagccctgatctgcccccagctctgcacacagacattgctgctgcagctccagagaaggtaacaaaagggcatctctgcagaaaactctgctgggagatcctttagttaatttaaaggcaccaagagctcattgacacagtctgtggccacagggaaggtggagagaaacaaaatgaaaaatggcaaaaacaattatatttattagtggataagactaaaaaagtaaaataaaaagagaaagaacctccaaaatgaaccaaaaagaaggatcaaagatgactttatttcaagtggtttgcagaaattggccagcagtttaatgtttatgaaactatccagtcatcagtttccacactgcagccttgagctcctggttcctcaggctgtagaagaGGGGGTtaggggctggaggcaccactgagtagagaactgacagggtcacatccagggatggggagaagatcGAAGGGGGTTTCAAGTGAGAAAACACTGCAGTGGTGATGAACAGAGAGACCAccaccaggtgagggaggcaggtggaaaaggctttgtgccgtccctgctcagatgggatcctcagcacagtcctgaagatctgcacataggagaaaacaatgaacacaaaagatccagaaaataaacaggcactaacagccaGAAGCCGAAGTTCCCTAAGATATGAtttggcacaggagagcttgaggatctgagggatttcacagaagaaatgtcccagggcattccccttgcaaagggggagggaaaatgtattggccatgagcatgagagcattgagaaagccaatggcccaggcagctgctgccatgtgggcacaagctctgctgcccaggagggtcccgtagtgcaggggtttgcagatggacacatagcggtcgtagcacatgacagtcaggaggaaatactctgctgagatgaagaagaaactcagaaataactgtgcagcacaccctgcacaggaggtgtccctggtgtcccagagggaattgtgcatggctttggggacagtggtgcagatggagcccaggtcagtgagggccaggttgagcagaaagaagaacatgggcacgtgcaggtggtggccgcaggctatggcgctgatgatgaggccgttgcccaggagggcagccagggagatgcccagcaagaggcagaagtgcaggagctgcagctgccacgtgtctgccaatgccagcaggaggaagtgcctgatggagcttctGTTAGACATTTGTTCTGTCTTGGCAtcaggatctgtaaaaaaagtaatgatGGAATAATTGTGCTtgaagaggactttaaatatcccagcacagcctggaggcactttccctccactgccttcccagggctctgctgccgggaGCTGTccttgccagcagctgcttccctgtgcccttggctgggcactgccactgctgccaAAGCCCACTGAGACCTGGGGGTTCAGGTCTGCCATGCAGattcctcccagctctggcactgcccaggggcagctgtggctctgcagggTCTGATACGAATATCAgatcaaccctgaggaggctagAAAAGCGACACTGATTCTGCCTGTGAGAGGccttgtgctgatttctgtcacttatTGGTTTATTCACATCTGAGAGAAATTTTTTCATTATCTTCACCCAAACTAAGAGATTTATATCTTTGGGCAATTACCATCAAGGCAGCCCAGGTcattagattaaaaaagcaggattttcccttttatgtagCCCCTTTCTTGCTGTGCACCCTGTATAACCtatttggaaatgttctgcagttaaatgccatgctaagagcagccctgaacaatgcagcatcctccccacacaaagaGAACACTTCCAATCCTTACCAGctttctcctcccacccagatcttgtcccccagtgctgggcgcagctgccagggctggctgagagctgtccctggcaggcagcagagtccctgccccagcacagcaccctgggctgcaggaccctgctctgcaggacagccctgggcacccctggctgctctacacaagagacaatcagagaatgtactcacagagtctgtaggcattgggatgttgcagctttaggagatggctccaggagctgcagctgcattgtcctgcagccagaggttcctgtgccaagggctggcagtgattctgccccaggcacttctcagcaccttcccagccctgactgattgaagctctctgtgcctctctgctgtgcccagggtggctgcaggcagtgcctcagccctgctgggctggcagaagagctgctcatcaagagaaatgtgcttttgaagctcttcttggttaccaggagctgcctcagtgccaggagcccagcacagctcagcaacacagacaaagcacaaggactttaatgagcctctggggctttgtgctcaggccctgaatatcagtctctgagagggagctgaataaACATCTGTAGAACTCCAAgttagaatccaactccaaagtttcttggacttttaatgggtcccactgagggacacgactgacaaagtgtccccagaccccaggcagagcagagaactggaggcagtgatgacaggtggggacaaagagaagccaagtcttggtgccctggggcacagcagggtctgtgccaccaagggctgagaggagacaccttgtcctgaggccctggggcctcctggcacagccccagccaggctgggcactgtcagccccttgtcctgccctcagcatccccccctagcccacatccctgtggcctcaaggatctgctggaaggagtccctggggagccttgctcagcaatggccctgggggctcctgaatgctccctgcagggactgcaggtttttcacaggactttgggtttggcttttgccttggagtctctgagaggtttgtgcaatcatggcctccaattatctgctgtaattagtccctggacaggctttgtcagtaacaacactcagtgggctctataatgcttcaaggtacttcagttattttaaggtacttggttgtttcccttttgatagacactctgtgagaggtttgtggaATCAtgtccccagttatctgctttaatgagtcccttgagagctttgtactgacactcagtgggcccattaatgctttgagatactcaagatttttaaggtactttgaattttcctttctacactctgattctctgagaagattttgtgccatcctggcctccaattctgtcTTCCAAGGAGCCATTGAGGAGCCTGTGTCGGGGATGGACCTCTGTGAGACCCATtcaagctttgagacactttgagtttttcctctgatttcggctcttggaaaggtttgtgcaatcccctctcaggccctgagtTTCAAGGGCTCAGTTCCAAAtgtaccacagggctcattaggatcaagcaagtcctcacaaaccatggctctgccttgattttcctcagctctggaacAGTTCATTCggaatatttctttttatatttttggagaaatatttcaaagagcttctaagaaatatgtattcctatcttaaggaatgtattttattactgttctctgtaGAGAAGTGgtcattgcagcattctgtgattggtTTTGATCCAGGCtatttcctaaggaggtctggggtggtcagtgaagttgtaccttgagagctgacccagtgtggacaaccttgccccaaATTCCCTATTTCCatgtgaaaaataatttttactttcaaaattttaaatactttattaagaccttataaaaatacaacagacgactgaataaagaaaacaatacaGCATCAGGAGCAAAAAATTCAATCACCATGTGCATATCTACAgattggatgctctgtcttttatacctctagcccctcccaaagccttgtcaattgactccttcttctctgtccagtggtggagatcactgtcttacaccttgattggaggtcaggtgctgccataatAACAAGcccaccctcccaaatgccccgactattgaggccatcctgtgataacaatgcaagggggaggggaaggataactatacatataCAAAACTTCTTATAACATATATTTAATGTCCACTCCTTCATTGTGAGtgtcaaccataggattactcatcaATAATAAACCCCCcatttctttttctagaagtaatttttttcaaacaattgattcaaaaattttctctcacttttgaatgagtcataccagcatctgttgatgtgggcaaagacagtgggaacaggagaaaaaatctcaggttttccctagacacacttatttggaatgaacaaaagggcatcccagaggtccagtatggctttgactcccatctaccgtgcctatgtggatgctacccatagtcagtgtaccttaggggtgagtacagaggacaACTTGGCCCTGCCCTCCAGtccttgttgaattaaaagacaattgaggaattatagaggtccagtatggccttttgtccctaccttaccatgcctacggggttgctgctcgcagcagggctatggagccttcttggtagcaaacaaaggggccaacccagtcttgccaaccttcctttctcttattttcttgaagaagctgtcccattaccttttacagtcccttgtgtacttcccctcaacagatgctggtaattctcacccattgaAACAGGAAGACAGATCTCAAGATGGTTgatggaagcttgactctactttttgggtgtcttggtgtttttctggttgtctttcagtctctgcttgagagtcaatcttgtttcatcCAGCCTGGATGTTGTAGTCCACTCTTtgagttcttctactgggcctttgactctgttggcatgaatccatccctgctctgcagttcgcatggccgattcggtggtgagcagtacctgaaagggaccttcccactgaggagttagaggctgatctccccatgacttaatcatcacccaattccagggattaatattatggattctgaaatccagggtggtagtttgaggaattgcccttttGTGTCAtatcccttctaaggtttgtgctatagacataacttatttcttggcattggcttcccctccctcataggtggcaaccttctggggtgaggtcaggaagggtaacccaaacatcatttcatagggtgacatccCCATATCTGACTGggcttgggttctaattcttcctaaggccaaagggagacattttatccatgacatttgggtttcaatcattagcttaactagagctcttttaagagtttgattcattctttcAACCCaagcagaactctgtggatgccttggagtgtgtaattcccattttactcccagggcctgaacaactttctgcaatatctttgatgtaaaatgagttccccagtcaggatcaatcctgtttgccatcccatatcagggaatgattgattctagaaatgTTTTACTTACAACATTGATATTggttttcacagtgggtaccatttctatccaatgagtcaagtgatctactatcactggcaaaaacttccactgttgtatgtggggaagctcagtaaagtctacttggatattttggaagggccctaatgctagttgtcaccctcttctgggggttttcctcatgattttcttattcacttgttaacATATCACACtccattcagttacttgcttagctattctgaaaattcctatgcagtcCTAAT includes:
- the LOC134413861 gene encoding olfactory receptor 14C36-like, producing MFFFLLNLALTDLGSICTTVPKAMHNSLWDTRDTSCAGCAAQLFLSFFFISAEYFLLTVMCYDRYVSICKPLHYGTLLGSRACAHMAAAAWAIGFLNALMLMANTFSLPLCKGNALGHFFCEIPQILKLSCAKSYLRELRLLAVSACLFSGSFVFIVFSYVQIFRTVLRIPSEQGRHKAFSTCLPHLVVVSLFITTAVFSHLKPPSIFSPSLDVTLSVLYSVVPPAPNPLFYSLRNQELKAAVWKLMTG